GCCACTGAGTCCATCCAAAGCTTGACAGATCTGCCACACCTCTTTCCCAACTTGTCTGAACTGCTACTTAAGTTGAGTGGTTATCTCTTTGACCCTAAGGTTAGTTAGCCTGAATCTGTTTCGGCGCAAAACCAGTGGTATGTCCCCTGTCTCAACCTGTAGAGTACATAGAGATGACCATACAGCCCCGGGTCAGGAACGGACTGGGACTAAAAGGCCCTGGACTTTCTTCCAAATAGGCCCACTACCCTACGCAGTACACGTGCACAGATTCACCATTGCTGTTTCACATACTTTGCCAGTCAAGGTATCACATTCAAAATAGGTGGTCACATTTgacaaaaatgctaattattgATTGGGTGCTTCTAGACAATCTGGGCCCCATGCCATAAACTACCTTTGGGCCTCCGAAATGCatggggggttgtggggggcaTGCTCCCCTGTGATGaaaaatatccctttaaatgatGACTTCTGGCAGGGCTGAGCTGTCTCTAAGCAGGTGGGCTGAGCCCACCCAAGTATTGTGTCTTGCCAAACAAAGTCaaaaaagtcacaactgaaccCGGCCCGATCTCCAGGcgattggattttgccctgcagctcaggctggaaacctgcacatttatcctTCCTGCTTTCTGCCcacatttgctggaaccaatcacaaactggcttatcaacaaaagcagattgttggtctgaatggttgaaggactatccaagcgtacaaaGTCATTTGAACCAtccccattgatcatgccttttgtgcagtaggctatacagtgCACAATCCCCAGACTAATAAAAAGATTGAGCTCAGTCTGGTGATGGCCAGGGTAGGCTACTTGTCAAGTTGTCAATGCATATGGCTACCCAGAATTCGCCAATGTtgcagggcaaccacataaTCGGTTCATGTGTTTTTATGATTAGGAAGTTAGGATGATTAAAGTGATCAATATCATGATAGACTGGGCAAATtattaattaaatattttttcAACGTGTTGCTTGGGGCACCTTGCTGCAGGGCTGCCACATAACCGGTTGTGTTCTATTGGTTGGGTAACTAATTGATACACTGACTTAAAAAATATGTCACATGCATTGATTATACACAGCCTTTGACCTCACATATACCATATCAATAGAGTAAGCTCCTGAGTAACTATAGCAGCTTTGAATAATGAATGTTTAGGTCACACCTTTATACTGCACATAAATTGGACCATGCAATTGCATGGCATGCGTGTCGCTCCTGACTTTGAAACAAAGGATCCGCCCCCTCTGTGGATGCCTCCTGTCAGAAATTATAAATACATCCCCAGTTCACCTTTTACTGTTCGCAACTGCCCTATCGGCAGTTGGTGCGTTCCACCGCTCACTCGTCGCCCCAGTCTTGTCAACGGATGCAAAAAGAACCCTTTACTCCTTTTGTTCTAAAAGGGTAATTTCAGAAGGATCGCTGGCTTACTGGGTTACAGCTGCATTGCCGCGCTCAAGGTTAGTGCAACAGGTGTTCCAAGGTTCCTTCGACAGACATAGGCTATCCTTATGGTGCATGACCCTTAACATTTATTCATCACTAACATCAAAGGGCAAAGCGATGTAGATGGGGCTACAGCATTATCAACGTAGCAAGGCATACATATCACTCTCCAGTATTCAGGTTTATAGGCTATTCTGTAAAACAAGTCAACGCAAACTTTTAAAAGTTAGCATCTATCATGGACTAAACTGGAACCtgtccatttacagtacattatcCAAAATAACAGCCAAATCACAGTCAGGGTCAAAGTGGGCATGTGATTGGCAAGCACAGATTGCAAAACCTCAAAGACTTTAAGCTTCTAATCAGTGGAAACTTGTACTCTCACCCTCTACCATATCATAGTGGCATGCTTGCAGATCTAGCCAGAGAGCCTTCTGTGATGATCTTGTAAAGGAAATGTCTTTCTTTGGCAGTCTGCAATGACATGATGAGACAGTATGCACAATTCCTCATCTACAATTATGAACAAAACAACAAGTGTGTTTAGAAATTAATCCCAGCCCGAGTAGATTTCAGAGCTGAATCGGAACTTCAAAGTCACTAAACTTAGCATTATCTTAGTCTTATCAGCAACAATAACTCCTGGAGTGACCTACCATAATAACAGTTCACAGGTTAAACACAGCTAGCAAACATTTAGCTGCTACCCAAAACAATATTGATTGAGGCACATGGTTGTCCATCATTAAGGAGCTATGTATAGTAACATTTCCATGACAGTCAGCTAATATTTTAAGCATCACTGCCATTAGGCTTCACCTGTGCTTGAAATGTGAAGTTAAACTATACTGCTTCTGTAGGTATACTTCCTGTGTGGTGGTTGGTGGTTGATTTGCAACAATGGGGGTCAAGGCTGCCCTTCCGAAGTATGAGCTGTACTTCTACAATTTTGTGCTCTACATGGCAATGCTGTGGGCTGCAAGCTGGATCTATGACGTGTCCAGCAGTGAGTATCCacaatagtacacacacacacacacacacacacacacacacacacacacacacccttctttctctgtcactctctcttctttgctctcgctctctttcctgAGAATGACTGAATTGTTGTGGGGCAGGATTGTTGCACAGCGGAATATCTGGTTTCACAAAGAGCAATCAGCATAACTTATCTGACATCTCTGTCGGGGGAAATCATTTGAGCTTTTTCAGAATAGGGAATCGTCTCTGTCTCCATCCATTTATAAACCTCAGTCATGGTGGTTTATTTTGGTGCTGTGGGGGAATATGGAGGGGCTACTGTATTGTTTCAGTGGAAGGGCAGAGGGGGGCGTTTCACTGGGTGAGAGCCAGGGGCAGTGCTATGTAAACCATGTAGCAAGGATCAGGTGTCTGTATTAATATccaagaggggagagaaaaatagGTACACTTCGATGTGCTTTTATGAGGCTGGCTCCCCACAACAAGAGCTTTATGTTATTCTCAAGGACAAcaatagaaaacaaaaatacaaacaaacaaacaaacaaacaaacaaatacataaacaaaagcagaaaatattacacttaaataaatacatggtaaaACATGATATTTGTTCAATCTATCAATCATCTAGGCAATGTACGTTTAAATGGTCATGGTTGAATGGTAATTTTAATCTGTATTAGGTATTTTTAATTTGTATTTGTCTGACTTCTGGAGTAGTTAGATGAATGGAGATTCAGGAATGTAACATGCAGTATGCTAGAGAATAGGGAACAGGATCATGCTGCATGAATGGAGAGCAtccatgtgtgtactgtgattGACATTTTACAGCGAACACCAACCGGAAAACCTTCAAACCCAGTGTGAAGCCAGGATGGTACTACGTTGGTCGGAAAATGGTGAGAAACAAACGTAACCCATAATCAGCATCTGAGATTTATATCATCACACTTGAGTGACAAATCAGATGAGATGCACACACTCTTCAACCGTGTTTGTTTTTGATGTGTTTGAATCCAGGACTTGGAAGACTTTGAGTGGGTGATGTGGTTCTCCACATTTTGCGAGCACATTCTTTTCGCCCTGTCTGGTCACATCATCTTCGCCAAAATCTGCTCTCTGCTGGCTCCACAGgtgtgtccactgtccacatccaccacatccactTACAGGAGAATTCCGGCCATTTTTCACATTGATCTCTTGCTTCTTGAGGTCACCGATGATTTTGAAGATGCGTctgtgtagcactgtagctgcctggccgcgctagctgttggctgtgttttgttgttgtaccgacagtactcggtgacctcgagaaatacAGTTTCCTTTAAGGTGGTTCATGGTTCAACTTTTTGAGCAACTGGTTACATGTGTTCTGATTAGATGATACGATTAATTTGCCTATTGATGATGAAAGATCTCCAGAAAAATAACAGCCTTGCACTATGTACTTGGTTAGGAGAAAGTAAGTAGTTATAATCCGAGCACAAATATGGAAAAACATGACGACGTTACAGTTTCTGAAGAATGTATTTGGTAGTTTATGGAAAATTAGCTTGCCATAGTGTCGTTTAACTTAGTCAGTGATTTGAAGGGAGATGACAGGTGTTACAAAGACAGGATACTATGTTTAGACAGACCTGGAAACTCTGTTTGACTGTATTGGCTGGCCCATATCCACGGCAGCTGGGAAtctaaatgtactgtatctgtccaGGAAGAGAGTGTCGTATTATCCAGAGGTCTAATTCATGAACTTACTCGTTTCCATTACAGTAGTGCACTTAGTATGTCAAACAGCGTCTAAGCCTAATCAGTAGTGAACAAGTGAACTTGATTAACTTTTTttgcaattgaaaaaaaaaaaaccaaaaaaacaatgACCTCTAAAATGGTGACCAGACTATAGGCCTAGATCCCTGATCCCTGATTACTGTACAAATCCCTCAATTGGTAACCTTAAGAGTTTAATATTAACAGTTTAGTACCCTCTCGCAGAGCACAAATGCCTTTCGTTCGACGAGGATAACTTTGTTGATTTGAGCTGACATTACTGTTCATTTGATTTTGACTTGAATGATAATTCTGGAAAGAGCACACTGCAGCAGAAGGGCAAGgatggaaaacaaacacacacatgcatacaaacaacCAATCAAATCAACTCACTCCTACAGATGATGGAGCAGCTGTAATAATGTAGCCTAGATGCTGTGTTGCTCACTCTGCCTCTGCTCCGTTGTCCTCTCCCCACAGTACAGGTCCCTGGTGTTCATGGTGTACGGCATGCTGGCGGTGTTCACCAGCATGGGCTGGGCCTACCTGACCCTCATCCTGTCGCACTGCGTGCTGCTCTACAGCATCTCGCTGGTCAAGATCCGCTGGCTCTGCTTCACCGCCGGCCTCAGCACGCTCGCCACCTTCAAGATGGAGCCCTTCATCTCCTGGCAGGTAAAGTCAGAGGACAAGCCACTCTGACAGGGAGatttgcctgtttgtttgtttgtttgtttgtttgtttgtttgtttgtttgtttgtagtggatgatttgttgtttgtgttgtacagtatgtttaggtAAATGAACTTCGTGTCCTGGCAGGTGAATGTGGAGGAGAAGCCAGTATGGCTGGGagaatgtatgtttgtttgtttgtttgtttggatgaTTTGTTGttcatattgcatgctcatctGAACAAGCTAAAGCCTTCTGTGCTAGAAGACTCACTCCTGTGCAGTCAATCACATTGTTGACTTTTTGGTATGTAGATCTAGGGAGTTGTTATTTGCATATGGATTATATGGATGATTGACTAACTGGTCTGTCCACACATATCCTGCATAACCCTCCCTTGAACAAACTACACCAGCAGCTTTGATCATCTCCATTTACTGTGCATCCATAGGGAACCGTAATGGTCCTGTATATATTTCACATGAGCGTCAGCACAACTTTCCTTACAATATAAACAGTCAATGTGTTTAGCTGGAATTCAACTGCTTAGGCATCTACACTGTGCTAATAGCAACACAAAGGTCATAAGGTTGTTTCCCAAGGAACACGCATAGTGATAAACTTCATCCCTTACCTCTACTGTTATAAATACTGTTATAAAATTTGTAAtttactttggacaaaagtgtctgctaaatcaaataaccataaccatgaatATCAACAAGAATATCAAATTCATTGTCAGTCTTTGCCCCCTTGACATGATTTTTTCTAGGAATTTTCCAACTGGCAAACCTTGCTCTATGACAGTATAATGTGCAATACATGTAGAAGATCTGTCTCAACcctaatgttgttgttgttgttgttgttgttgctgctgcactGTAGGATGGCTTTGTGTCAGGGAACTTTGAGTTTCGCCACATCTTCTTCTATGGTGGCTGTGGCTTCACCATCATGAGATGCATGAGTTTCGCCCTGGAGAACTGTCACAGGAGGGAGGGCAACTTCAGCTTTCTGGAGCTGCTCAAGTACAACTTCTACCTCCCCTTCTTCTACTTTGGACCCATCATGACCTTCGATAAGTTCTTCGTACAGGTGTGGGGATTAAGATTTGTTCATGATGTTTTTtacgtgtgtgtggtttgaatatgtacgtgtgtgtatgagtgttaaAGATGCAGAAATGGGCCATTTTTTCAGGCTCATGAGTCATGGCTCTTCTGTTGAACTGGGCTACAGTGTATTTTTATGTAAAAAAATagtggttgttttttttgtaaaagtTGCATTATGTAATGTAGCATTATATTACACAACACAACTGCCTTACACaaaatcatactgtatatagcaatACCACATGTATTAACCCTTAAGTAATATCCCTCAAAGACCTCTGTCACTCTGGAGTATTTGAACATACTCAAAACTGTCAAAAGAGGGCCTCCCACAAAGGCTCTGGGCTGTGATCATTATGACTTATGACTGCTTTGACATCTGTCAAATGCTTTGACATCTGACAAAATGTGTGCTTCCCAAAGCCACAGATTGTGTTCTGAAATGCCTTGTTTTGTTCACAAACCAAAGAGATTTAGATTACTGTCAGAGGAGTACAAGAAAAAGTTGTGATCAGAGAATTGTGAAGCATTTTCTTTAGAAAATTACAAAATAATACTAGAGATAAGTAACTATTGCCAAAATAGTTTTCTCTGTATTCCATGGTCTGTAATTGtgaaacttgtgtgtgtttctcctgccCCCTGTAGGCTAACAACCCCAAACTGGTtcggaaggagagggagatgtggaACATCTCTTTATCGGCCCTCCTCAACGTGTCAGTCGTCTTGGTGGTGGACGTGCTCCTCCACTTCATGTACATCCGGACGATCCCCACTGACGCCAAGCTCCTGAAGAACCTCTCTGACTGGGCTCTGAGTCTGTGTTGGCTTTATTCTTACTCTCCACTAGAGGGAGTCATTGTTCCTTGTTGTTCCttcttttttgttattattaatttaaTTAAATATATCAGCATGTTAATGTTATGTTTCATTTGAGTAGGAAACATGTTTATATTTACACTATAGAAATtagttgtttttgttgattttcATGTTAGATCATCTTTCCCCACTGCATACCTGTTTGTAATCTATAACACTTaaattgatttgtgtgtgtaaatcatgGATTATGTATGGTGTGTCTTCATATCCTTGTATCTCAGATGAGGCTATGGTTTTGATTTTACGTCTAAAAATCTTCCTTCTATTTTCCCAGTCGGCCTGGCGTACATAAACCTGGTCTATGACTGGGTGAAGGCATCGGTCATGTTTGGTATCATAAACACAGTGTCTAGACTGGACCACCTGGACCCTCCCCAACCTCCCAAGTGCATCACAAATCTCTATGTGTTCTCCGAGACGTGAGTACCTCAACCAGAACCCGAGCAAGAAGCATTCAGAAAACAAATCACGATTGACGTTCATTTTATATTAGATACAGCATTAATATAGCTGAAGGTGAAATAACTAGTCTTGGTTTCTTTCACAGGCATTTTGACAGAGGGATCAATGACTGGCTTTGCAAGTATGACATTTAAATGGTTTACACTTATGATACAGTGAACAGCAATTCAGATGATGTTATAACAGAAAGCTTACATTTAGTCTGACTCCAAATTCAATATTTGTACTACAATTTCACCAACTCCTCCTGCAAATGATTGTCTTTGACTAATCACGTTGTTCCTCAGGTATGTGTATAACTACCTGGGTGGGACGCATGAGAGCGTTCTGGAGGAGCTGATCGCTACCCTCTGCACCTACGGCATCACCCTGCTGTGGCTCGGCCCGGGGTGGGTGGTGCTGCTCTGGGCCTTCCTCAACTGCTTCGGCCTCAACTTTGAGCTGTGGACCATCAAGTTCTTCTCCATGGAGCCGTTCTCATCGATTGAGGTGCAGAGTGGTCTCTGTTGCAGTAACAGAACAAAACCAAAAGCAACAGCTGGAAAATCCTCATGATATGAGAGGATTACCTATAGGTTTTTACTAAGGTTGCTTATGGCAAGATTATTTGAACAATATGTTTCATTTTTAGATGGAGTCTGACATCAGTTCTATTACTGTCTGTTCAACATTGTTgtctaatttgaaaaaaaaaatcagatttcATGTCAGATGATGGGGAAATGTCAGCGTTGTTAGGAGATCCACCTTCAATTGATTCATATAGCATTACATCAGATGGCTCTGCTGAAGGGTGAGAGATATttaaaaagggtgtgtgtgtgtgtgtgtgtgccccacagATGTCAATGTCAGATTCTATGTCGCGGAGGATCCGAGCCCTACTCAACACTTTTAACTACTGGACAATCGTCCTCTACAATATTTTGGCTCTGAACAGCCTTGACTTTGCCAAAATGGTTGCCAAGAGATTGTTCCTGAAAGGTGAGCTGTTTTACTCATCACTATAGTGAGAAAAAAATGTGCACTGATTGTGTATGTTATTGGATTTACCACTGCTGCAttatagtatactgtacatttataaTATCTTTATTTTTGTATCATTCTATGTACTTATGATGAGAAGCTACACATTTGCATAATTTTAAGatcctgtgtgtatgagtcaaaGTCATGTGCAGGTCTGGTCCACTCAAGAATCCTCTCCTCCGCAGGCTTCCCCCTGACCACCATCATGGTGATGTTCGTCACCTACTGTCTGGTCCAGGTGATcaaggagagcgagaggaggcAGGCTCTGATCGACGACCCTgaccccatccccccacccccacccgcccccccgGCCACAGACCCCACCCaggctgctgatgctgatgctaccGAAGAAGTTGTGGATCCCAATAAGGAGAAGACAGAGTAGAGAAGGAGATTAGACTGAATTGGAGCTGTACTTTTAAATGGTTTTTAAGATTGACTCCTGCTGCCTATTGGTCAAGAGCTGCAAGTACATGTGTGAAGTGGGTCATAGGGAAATGACTCCACTGGAATGATGTTTGGGATAGGGACACTGATAAATGATGTTTTTAGACTTTTATTCGGAGGGCAGTGTTAcacataaatgtaaaaaaaaaaaaacaaaggaatGGAATGAAATAGGTTGGAGACACTgatttaaaatatttttgagatttttttttgaaGATTCTCTGACTCACTGTAGCTATGCTGTTTACATGAGACACTGCCTATAGACTGAGATTTTATATCAAGTTTTTAAAACAAAGAGCTACTTTTACTGTTCATCTGTAAATAATCCTCACTACTGACCTAGATTACCATCAATGGAGAAATAATCTGTTAGTAGCAATCTGTTTTTAAGACAGAGGAAAGAATGTATTTTGGATTAGGCCAAATATTCTACGCTGTCTACTGAGGTATGTAAAGTTCATTAAACCACTATCTGGTTTTACAAGTCTATGTGTCTGCTGTTCCTATGTACAATTACAAGGATCTCTgctaaaaatgtattttcttcGCCTGAGCCTCTCTGTCTTGTCCATATGGACACTGTGTTTGTTCTTCTGTTACACATAACATTGAGGCCGTTTATGACATTTGAGATCTTCCAACATAATTTCCCCACTCAGCCACTGCACAGAGGGAGATGAGCCTCCGCTGCCCATTGTCATTCCCTGGGGGCTCATGGGagcttgctgttttttttctcgctGTTTGCTGTCTGTGACGCCACTAGCTCAGATTAGTCTCCGAAAGTGGATAAGCCTCCCATAAATTTGGGCAGGTCACTTTGAGCTTCCTGTTGTCATTAAGCCCCTGTTAGAGCATTGAGTATTTCTGTTGTGTTACATAAGCACCAAGTCCCTCTgctctcgcccccccccccccccccccctccccaaatgaCCCAGCTGCCCTGGAAAAAC
This is a stretch of genomic DNA from Sardina pilchardus chromosome 19, fSarPil1.1, whole genome shotgun sequence. It encodes these proteins:
- the hhatlb gene encoding hedgehog acyltransferase like, b — encoded protein: MGVKAALPKYELYFYNFVLYMAMLWAASWIYDVSSTNTNRKTFKPSVKPGWYYVGRKMDLEDFEWVMWFSTFCEHILFALSGHIIFAKICSLLAPQYRSLVFMVYGMLAVFTSMGWAYLTLILSHCVLLYSISLVKIRWLCFTAGLSTLATFKMEPFISWQDGFVSGNFEFRHIFFYGGCGFTIMRCMSFALENCHRREGNFSFLELLKYNFYLPFFYFGPIMTFDKFFVQANNPKLVRKEREMWNISLSALLNVSVVLVVDVLLHFMYIRTIPTDAKLLKNLSDWALIGLAYINLVYDWVKASVMFGIINTVSRLDHLDPPQPPKCITNLYVFSETHFDRGINDWLCKYVYNYLGGTHESVLEELIATLCTYGITLLWLGPGWVVLLWAFLNCFGLNFELWTIKFFSMEPFSSIEMSMSDSMSRRIRALLNTFNYWTIVLYNILALNSLDFAKMVAKRLFLKGFPLTTIMVMFVTYCLVQVIKESERRQALIDDPDPIPPPPPAPPATDPTQAADADATEEVVDPNKEKTE